In a single window of the Necator americanus strain Aroian chromosome X, whole genome shotgun sequence genome:
- a CDS encoding hypothetical protein (NECATOR_CHRX.G21815.T1), protein MGTRADSRYVNPRLTADPRMYSPVHGRGYAQDDYYTQSSESTLTSSKEDNCLPWLKYGIFAANIVFMVVGSLLLAMGVWLRTDSRFRDFLSERYRQAVEEAFWEAPTLYAFSYIIIVLGCCMIVVAFFGCCGVNAESRLVLIIYSMAVFLLLVATLSCGIYLFYKKDGIDVELSDALNYMVQHYYQGAGIVQESLDHLQTTFRCCGNAGCSDFRAFRQDPPRSCDIRCDGCHYRIWVALSIGFSITLVVFFAVVICQVLALVFALYIVFTQPTRVRLVYVDHTKPEPTLTRETLQRHNLPYDLRKDRRRKYY, encoded by the exons aTGGGAACTCGTGCTGATTCACGTTATGTGAATCCTCGATTAACAGCTGATCCCCGGATGTACTCTCCAGTTCATGGACGTGGTTATGCGCAAGATGATTACTATACGCAATCATCGGAAAG CACGTTGACCAGTTCGAAGGAGGATAACTGTTTGCCATGGTTGAAATACGGAATTTTTGCTGCCAATATTGTGTTTATG GTTGTCGGTAGTCTCTTATTGGCGATGGGAGTATGGCTGCGTACTGACAGTAGATTTAGGGATTTTCTCAGTGAGag ATATCGTCAAGCAGTGGAAGAGGCATTTTGGGAAGCGCCTACGCTCTATGCTTTTTCTTATATCATTATTGTGCTTGGATGCTGCATGATTGTTGTCGCCTTTTTCG GTTGTTGTGGTGTAAATGCGGAGAGCCGTTTAGTGCTAATCATATATTCTAtggcagtttttcttctactagTTGCAACCCTCAGCTGTGGAATATACCTTTTTTACAAGAAAGATGGG ATTGATGTTGAGTTATCAGATGCCTTGAATTACATGGTTCAACACTATTATCAAGGTGCAGGGATTGTTCAAGAATCTCTCGATCATCTTCAGACTACTTTTCGCTGTTGTG GGAACGCCGGTTGTTCGGATTTTCGCGCATTCCGTCAGGACCCACCTCGTTCATGTGATATTAGGTGTGATGGCTGTCATTACAG GATATGGGTTGCTCTCAGTATAGGTTTCTCAATCACTTTGGTGGTTTTCTTTGCCGTTGTTATCTGTCAGGTGCTGGCTCTCGTTTTTGCCCTGTACATTGTATTCACCCAGCCCACTCGAGTTCGcctg GTGTATGTGGATCATACAAAACCGGAGCCAACTTTGACTCGTGAAACATTACAGCGTCATAACTTGCCATACGATTTGCGCAAAGATCGGCGTAGAAAATACTATTAG